A DNA window from Actinomadura luzonensis contains the following coding sequences:
- a CDS encoding phosphodiester glycosidase family protein has protein sequence MSRRTLAGGLAIAAAVTVTTLPAASVAAEQVAVAFPSARFPLGARPVPTKTMTAVTQGIDFYQVKAGSSTDGYTVTVLMPSGRDYGAQATAENVAAEVEAAGETPSVQQVIRPSVADAPSQTVYMVRVGMWSLKDKKEADKTAKALKEAGLKVKVDYLGDDGMKTTGPWDVKVVMIDSRTFRGSYAASLGTSVAKRETVSSMAKAAGAIVGVNGGFFNIHTAKNLRGEPVGASVVGGRLLSEAVPGRSAVVLQGRTARITEIGTTVTVVSQDGEKVKANGVNRAAATDELILYTEEYGAKTPAGGTDAVLDPAGKVLGLRASGAAIAKGTRVLHGNGLAADWLNQHAWQDWTIRVDTRVEDLRTGKALKLTPDLHVIAGSVGLVRNGQVKITAKRDGHDSVNMILRRHPRTLLGVTRNGSLILATIDGRQPGVTVGANFHEAAQFMRWLGARQAINLDGGGSTAMVVNDKLVNRPSDGVERGVGDSLLILPK, from the coding sequence ATGTCTCGACGTACCCTCGCCGGCGGCCTGGCCATTGCCGCGGCGGTCACCGTCACCACGCTGCCCGCCGCCTCGGTCGCGGCGGAGCAGGTGGCCGTGGCGTTCCCGTCGGCCAGGTTCCCGCTGGGCGCCAGGCCGGTGCCGACCAAGACGATGACCGCCGTGACGCAGGGCATCGACTTCTACCAGGTCAAGGCGGGCAGCTCCACCGACGGCTACACGGTGACCGTCCTCATGCCGAGCGGCCGCGACTACGGGGCGCAGGCGACGGCCGAGAACGTGGCCGCCGAGGTGGAGGCCGCCGGCGAGACGCCCAGCGTGCAGCAGGTGATCCGGCCGAGCGTGGCCGACGCCCCCTCCCAGACCGTCTACATGGTGCGCGTCGGCATGTGGTCGCTCAAGGACAAGAAGGAGGCCGACAAGACCGCCAAGGCGCTCAAGGAGGCCGGGCTCAAGGTCAAGGTCGACTACCTCGGCGACGACGGCATGAAGACCACCGGCCCGTGGGACGTCAAGGTCGTCATGATCGACTCCAGGACGTTCCGCGGCTCGTACGCCGCCTCCCTCGGCACCAGCGTCGCCAAGCGCGAGACGGTCTCCTCGATGGCCAAGGCCGCGGGCGCGATCGTCGGCGTCAACGGCGGCTTCTTCAACATCCACACCGCCAAGAACCTGCGCGGCGAGCCGGTCGGCGCGTCCGTGGTCGGCGGCCGGCTGCTCAGCGAGGCCGTGCCCGGCCGCAGCGCGGTCGTCCTCCAGGGCCGCACCGCCAGGATCACCGAGATCGGCACCACCGTGACCGTGGTCTCCCAGGACGGCGAGAAGGTCAAGGCGAACGGCGTGAACCGGGCCGCCGCCACCGACGAGCTGATCCTCTACACCGAGGAGTACGGCGCCAAGACCCCCGCCGGCGGCACCGACGCCGTGCTCGACCCGGCCGGCAAGGTGCTGGGCCTGCGCGCCTCGGGCGCCGCCATCGCCAAGGGCACGCGGGTGCTGCACGGCAACGGCCTCGCCGCCGACTGGCTCAACCAGCACGCCTGGCAGGACTGGACGATCCGGGTCGACACCAGGGTCGAGGACCTGCGCACCGGCAAGGCCCTCAAGCTGACGCCCGACCTGCACGTCATCGCGGGCAGCGTCGGCCTGGTCCGCAACGGCCAGGTCAAGATCACCGCCAAGCGGGACGGCCACGACTCGGTCAACATGATCCTGCGCCGCCACCCGCGCACCCTGCTCGGCGTCACCCGCAACGGCAGCCTCATCCTGGCCACCATCGACGGCCGGCAGCCCGGCGTCACCGTGGGCGCGAACTTCCACGAGGCCGCCCAGTTCATGCGCTGGCTCGGCGCCCGCCAGGCGATCAACCTCGACGGCGGCGGCTCGACGGCGATGGTGGTGAACGACAAGCTGGTCAACCGGCCCTCGGACGGCGTGGAGCGCGGCGTCGGCGACTCCCTGCTGATCCTGCCGAAGTAA
- the trpS gene encoding tryptophan--tRNA ligase, with translation MNHVVLTGDRPTGPLHLGHYFGSLANRVRMQDEHPMYVLIADYQVITDRDKPGHIQANITDLLLDYLAIGLDPAKVTIFQHSAVPELNQLLLPFLSLVSVAELSRNPTVKDEIAHSSQAAVSGLMFTYPVHQAADILFCKGTLVPVGRDQLPHVEVTRLVARRFNERYGEVFPLPEAVMGERPLLRGLDGGKMSKSRGNAIALKASEDETAALIRKARTDADRTITFDEERRPEVANLLTLAGLCLGRKPEDVAAEIGDGGAAALKALVTAAVNDFLRPIRARRRQCTEADARRVLAEGNARARERAVDTLREVRQAMGF, from the coding sequence ATGAACCACGTCGTGCTGACGGGCGACCGCCCGACCGGGCCGCTGCACCTCGGCCATTACTTCGGCTCGCTGGCCAACCGGGTGCGGATGCAGGACGAACACCCCATGTACGTCCTGATCGCCGACTACCAGGTCATCACCGACCGCGACAAGCCCGGCCACATCCAGGCCAACATCACCGACCTGCTGCTCGACTACCTGGCCATCGGGCTCGACCCGGCCAAGGTGACGATCTTCCAGCACAGCGCGGTGCCTGAGCTCAACCAGTTGCTGCTGCCGTTCCTGAGTCTGGTGTCGGTGGCCGAGCTGAGCCGCAACCCCACGGTGAAGGACGAGATCGCGCACAGCTCGCAGGCGGCGGTCAGCGGGCTGATGTTCACCTATCCCGTGCACCAGGCGGCCGACATCCTGTTCTGCAAGGGCACGCTGGTGCCGGTGGGCCGCGACCAGTTGCCGCACGTGGAGGTGACGCGGCTGGTGGCGCGCCGGTTCAACGAGCGTTACGGCGAGGTGTTCCCGCTGCCGGAGGCCGTCATGGGCGAGCGACCCCTGCTGCGGGGCCTGGACGGCGGCAAGATGAGCAAGAGCCGCGGCAACGCGATCGCGCTGAAGGCGAGCGAGGACGAGACGGCCGCGCTCATCAGGAAGGCCCGCACCGACGCCGACCGGACGATCACCTTCGACGAGGAGCGCCGCCCCGAGGTCGCGAACCTGCTCACCCTGGCCGGGCTCTGCCTCGGCCGCAAGCCCGAGGACGTGGCCGCCGAGATCGGCGACGGCGGCGCCGCCGCGCTCAAGGCCCTGGTCACCGCGGCGGTCAACGACTTCCTGCGGCCGATCAGGGCGCGGCGGCGGCAGTGCACGGAGGCGGACGCGCGCCGGGTGCTGGCGGAGGGGAACGCGCGCGCCCGCGAGCGGGCGGTGGACACCCTGCGCGAGGTGCGGCAGGCGATGGGCTTCTAG
- a CDS encoding PucR family transcriptional regulator — translation MLPTISDVLELETVRRGGPRVVAGADRLDTRVRWVHVGEIADIAGLLRGGELVLTTGVALPEDPEKLADYIGALAGVGASGLVVELGRRFVRELPRAVVKSAEEHGLPVIVLTRETPFVQITESVHARIIDIQLEELRASEQLHEVFTELSVEGASPAEVLAQVARLAGRPVLLENLAHQVLACESAGRDAGTLLAGWETRSRAVAPAGRTAYDPASGWLVTTVGARGQDWGRLILVCNAPPSPRDLVLAERAATTLALGRLLERHQESLERQAHGTIITGILTHAYADPEEAAARARAVGVPLTGRKLVSVVIRPTDPADQALDGQAQLGELAEATAGACRDARLPALVGALDQERVGVLLPLPPRVQAEAALTTLAERLRLLWRPGAAFVLAAGSVVESVRDVRRSFLEAEQVADVAVRQPDGRAFYRLPDLRLRGLLHLLRDDARLQTFAERELGPLLAHDAQRGGDLTRILRVYLDSGRNKAVAAQKAHLSRPAFYDRLRRLERILDTDLDDVESCLSLHVAILALESFRRENRS, via the coding sequence GTGCTCCCCACCATCTCCGATGTCCTCGAACTCGAAACCGTGCGCCGGGGCGGCCCGCGCGTGGTCGCGGGCGCCGACCGGCTGGACACGCGGGTGCGGTGGGTGCACGTGGGCGAGATCGCCGACATCGCCGGCCTGCTGCGGGGCGGCGAGCTGGTGCTGACCACCGGCGTCGCGCTGCCTGAAGACCCGGAGAAGCTGGCCGACTACATCGGCGCGCTGGCCGGCGTCGGCGCGTCCGGGCTGGTCGTGGAGCTGGGCCGCCGGTTCGTGCGGGAGCTGCCGCGGGCGGTGGTGAAGTCCGCCGAGGAGCACGGGCTGCCGGTCATCGTGCTGACCAGAGAGACGCCGTTCGTGCAGATCACCGAGTCGGTGCACGCGCGGATCATCGACATCCAGCTGGAGGAGCTGCGGGCCTCCGAGCAGCTCCACGAGGTCTTCACCGAGCTGTCGGTCGAGGGGGCCTCGCCGGCCGAGGTGCTCGCCCAGGTGGCCCGGCTCGCGGGGCGGCCCGTGCTGCTGGAGAACCTGGCCCACCAGGTGCTCGCCTGCGAGTCGGCCGGGCGCGACGCGGGAACGCTCCTGGCGGGGTGGGAGACCCGGTCGCGCGCGGTGGCGCCGGCCGGGCGCACCGCGTACGACCCGGCCTCGGGCTGGCTGGTCACCACCGTCGGCGCGCGCGGGCAGGACTGGGGGCGGCTCATCCTGGTCTGCAATGCCCCGCCGTCGCCGCGCGACCTGGTGCTGGCCGAGCGCGCCGCCACCACGCTCGCCCTCGGCCGCCTGCTCGAACGCCACCAGGAGTCCCTGGAACGCCAGGCCCACGGCACGATCATCACCGGCATCCTCACCCACGCCTACGCCGACCCCGAGGAGGCCGCGGCCCGCGCCCGCGCCGTCGGCGTGCCGCTGACCGGGCGCAAGCTGGTCAGCGTCGTCATCAGGCCGACCGACCCGGCCGACCAGGCGCTCGACGGCCAGGCGCAGCTCGGCGAGCTGGCCGAGGCCACGGCCGGCGCCTGCCGCGACGCCCGGCTGCCCGCCCTGGTCGGCGCGCTGGACCAGGAGCGGGTCGGCGTCCTGCTGCCGCTGCCGCCGCGCGTCCAGGCCGAGGCCGCGCTCACCACGCTCGCCGAGCGGCTGCGCCTGCTGTGGCGGCCGGGGGCGGCGTTCGTGCTGGCCGCCGGGTCCGTGGTCGAGTCCGTACGTGACGTGCGCCGCAGCTTCCTGGAGGCCGAGCAGGTGGCCGACGTGGCCGTCCGCCAGCCGGACGGGCGCGCCTTCTACCGCCTGCCCGACCTGCGCCTGCGCGGGCTGCTGCACCTGCTGCGCGACGACGCGCGGCTGCAGACGTTCGCCGAGCGCGAGCTGGGGCCGCTGCTCGCGCACGACGCACAGCGGGGCGGCGACCTGACCCGCATCCTGCGCGTCTACCTCGACTCCGGACGCAACAAGGCGGTCGCCGCCCAGAAGGCGCACCTGTCCAGGCCCGCCTTCTACGACCGGCTGCGGCGGCTGGAACGCATCCTCGACACCGACCTCGACGACGTCGAGTCCTGCCTGTCGCTGCACGTCGCGATCCTGGCCCTCGAGTCCTTCCGCCGCGAGAACCGGTCCTGA
- a CDS encoding AMP-binding protein: MSSFRAARDFLLQADPATARSDFRWPELTEFNWALDWFDGVLAAETPDAVALKIVGDNPARYTFAELSARSGQVANWLHEQGVRRGERILLMLGNQAELWEALLAAMKLGAVVIPATTLLTAKDLVERIERGGVAHVIANAADAGKFGPGEFTRIAVGDAYNWLPYHEAYEAHDRFTPDGPTRAGDTLLLYFTSGTTSQPKLVEHTHASYPAGHLSTMYWIGVRPGEVHLNVSSPGWAKHAWSNVFAPWNAGATVLVHDYRRFSAPALLEVLREERVSTFCAPPTVWRMLIQEDLAAWKLPLRAAVAAGEPLNPEIIEQVRQAWGITIRDGYGQTETTAQIGNVPDERVKPGSMGRPLPGYEVVLLDPHTGEEGDDGEICLPVDSRRPLGLMAGYVGGSAEAMRDGYYHTGDVATRDADGYITYVGRTDDVFKASDYRISPFELESVLLEHEAVTEAAVVPAPDPVRLAVPKAYVTLAPGFEPGEDVARSIFEHCRRELAPYKRVRRLEFGELPKTISGKIRRVELRVREPRREYREDELNT; the protein is encoded by the coding sequence ATGAGCAGTTTCCGTGCCGCCCGCGACTTCCTCCTCCAAGCCGACCCCGCCACCGCCCGCAGCGACTTCCGCTGGCCGGAGCTGACGGAGTTCAACTGGGCGCTCGACTGGTTCGACGGGGTCCTGGCCGCCGAGACCCCCGACGCCGTCGCCCTCAAGATCGTCGGTGACAACCCCGCGCGCTACACCTTCGCCGAGCTGTCCGCCCGCTCCGGCCAGGTCGCCAACTGGCTGCACGAGCAGGGCGTCCGCAGGGGCGAGCGGATCCTGCTCATGCTCGGCAACCAGGCCGAGCTGTGGGAGGCGCTGCTGGCCGCGATGAAGCTGGGCGCGGTCGTCATCCCGGCCACGACCCTGCTCACGGCCAAGGACCTGGTGGAGCGCATCGAGCGCGGCGGCGTCGCGCACGTGATCGCCAACGCGGCGGACGCGGGCAAGTTCGGGCCCGGCGAGTTCACCAGGATCGCGGTCGGCGACGCCTACAACTGGCTGCCGTACCACGAGGCGTACGAGGCGCACGACCGCTTCACCCCCGACGGCCCGACCCGGGCCGGCGACACGCTGCTGCTCTACTTCACCTCCGGCACGACCTCGCAGCCGAAGCTGGTGGAGCACACGCATGCCTCCTACCCGGCGGGCCACCTGTCCACGATGTACTGGATCGGCGTCCGGCCCGGCGAGGTGCACCTCAACGTCTCCTCGCCCGGCTGGGCCAAGCACGCGTGGAGCAACGTGTTCGCGCCGTGGAACGCCGGGGCCACCGTGCTGGTGCACGACTACCGCCGTTTCTCCGCCCCGGCGCTGCTGGAGGTGCTGCGCGAGGAGCGGGTGAGCACGTTCTGCGCGCCGCCGACCGTCTGGCGGATGCTCATCCAGGAGGACCTGGCGGCGTGGAAGCTGCCGCTGCGCGCCGCCGTGGCGGCCGGTGAGCCGCTGAACCCGGAGATCATCGAGCAGGTCCGGCAGGCGTGGGGCATCACCATCCGGGACGGCTACGGCCAGACCGAGACGACCGCCCAGATCGGCAACGTCCCGGACGAACGGGTCAAGCCCGGCTCGATGGGCCGCCCGCTGCCCGGGTACGAGGTCGTCCTGCTCGACCCGCACACCGGCGAGGAGGGCGACGACGGCGAGATCTGCCTGCCCGTGGACAGCCGCCGCCCGCTCGGCCTGATGGCGGGCTACGTCGGCGGCTCCGCCGAGGCGATGCGCGACGGCTACTACCACACCGGCGACGTCGCCACCCGCGACGCCGACGGCTACATCACCTACGTGGGCCGCACCGACGACGTCTTCAAGGCCTCCGACTACCGCATCTCGCCGTTCGAGCTGGAGAGCGTGCTGCTGGAGCACGAGGCGGTGACCGAGGCGGCCGTGGTGCCCGCCCCCGACCCGGTGCGGCTGGCGGTGCCGAAGGCGTACGTGACGCTGGCCCCCGGGTTCGAGCCCGGCGAGGACGTCGCCCGGTCGATCTTCGAGCACTGCCGGCGGGAGCTGGCGCCGTACAAGCGGGTGCGGCGGCTGGAGTTCGGCGAGCTGCCCAAGACGATCTCGGGCAAGATCCGGCGGGTCGAGCTGCGGGTGCGCGAGCCGCGCCGGGAGTACCGCGAGGACGAGCTGAACACCTGA
- a CDS encoding TetR/AcrR family transcriptional regulator, translating to MSRHFTSVWTREPRRPAGAAPGRSREEIVRAAVELLDAEGLDGLSMRKLGAKLMSGATSLYWYVATKDELLELAYDEVWGEIKVPDPDEAHWREVASVLAHSLRQAMLRHPWTADLIGRLPALGPHAIEVSDRMRRTFRLAGFSGWDIDFAGATLTAFIFGMTTPEIAWNTSMGDDFDPDEARAMLRRVAAQHPDLLEAADTAHYEDPRLVRAMAFDFGLVSVLDGLERRLTGHQGHQAARRPDDPIAPDPRPAGRPDRP from the coding sequence ATGAGCAGGCACTTCACCTCCGTCTGGACCCGCGAGCCGCGCAGACCCGCCGGCGCCGCCCCGGGCCGCAGCCGCGAGGAGATCGTCAGGGCGGCCGTCGAGCTGCTGGACGCCGAAGGGCTCGACGGGCTGAGCATGCGCAAGCTCGGCGCGAAGCTGATGTCCGGCGCGACCAGCCTCTACTGGTACGTCGCCACCAAGGACGAGCTGCTGGAGCTGGCCTACGACGAGGTGTGGGGCGAGATCAAGGTGCCCGACCCCGACGAGGCGCACTGGCGGGAGGTCGCCTCCGTCCTGGCCCACAGCCTGCGGCAGGCCATGCTGCGCCACCCGTGGACGGCCGACCTGATCGGCCGCCTGCCCGCGCTCGGGCCGCACGCGATCGAGGTCAGCGACCGCATGCGGCGCACGTTCCGGCTGGCCGGGTTCTCCGGCTGGGACATCGACTTCGCCGGGGCCACGCTCACCGCGTTCATCTTCGGCATGACGACGCCGGAGATCGCCTGGAACACCTCGATGGGCGACGACTTCGACCCCGACGAGGCGCGGGCCATGCTGAGGAGGGTCGCCGCGCAGCACCCCGACCTCCTGGAGGCGGCGGACACCGCCCACTACGAGGACCCGCGGCTGGTGCGGGCGATGGCCTTCGACTTCGGCCTGGTCTCGGTGCTCGACGGCCTCGAACGCCGGCTCACCGGCCACCAGGGACACCAGGCCGCGAGGCGGCCGGACGACCCGATCGCCCCTGACCCGCGACCGGCCGGACGACCCGATCGCCCTTGA